The segment CGATCGCCCATTCCTGCTTGGCAATCACGGCGATTTCATCATCACCGGTGCGTTCGGCCTCGGCGATGGCATCCAGAATAGCCTCTCGACGATACGTCATGGAGCGCAGGTTGTAGGCGGAGGCGCAGTCCCAGTGATAGGCATCCACGCACATGTTCTCGCCCACAATATTCAGATAGGTATCCTGCAACCCGGCAAATGCCTTCTTGCGGCTGTCTTCACCTGCAGCGGAGGAACGTACGGCAACAGGTACGTCTTCCAGACCCGCTTCCTTACAAATATCCAGGTATGCACGGCGAACTTCGGCGCCCACCACTTCGGGCAATTGAACCGAAAGGATTGCCGACTGCACCAGCACGGAACGCTTGCGCAGCTGATCGATCCCTTCAGGACTGGTGGCAAAACCTTCGACCACGTTATTGATAAAGGTCCGAAGCTTGACCAAGGTGCCATCCTGCTCGGAATCACGCACCATTTTGGCAATATTCTTGACGAACTTCTGAAGGAATTCAGAGTCCTTGTTTACTTCTTCATCGGTCCAGTCGATGCGGCTATACTCAGCGTCAACCGAAGAACGGACCAGAGCGGCATTAACCTTGGTTTCATCAAGGAGCTTATGAAAGGCAATGGATGAAATGGCCCTGAACTGCGGCGCACGGATACCCTCAACCTGACTGATGATTGCGGTGTTGTAGTTCTTACCGCCAACCAGGATTTCCGCATCCTCACCAATGGCGACAATGTCGGAGCCGTTGAGAACGACCTGTTTGGTTCGATCGATCTTGGTCGCGGGTTTCTTCTTTGCCGCGGACTTCTTCTCGGTAGTGGCACTTTTGGCTTTGGCCATCTTGTCCTCCTCCTTTGAGGCACAAAATGTGCGACATGCCGAAATCACCCAAAGGGCTCTACTGTCCGGCACGATGCAAACAATGCTGAAAGGTTTCTCGTTTTGCCGCGCAGGGGACGCGCATCACTCAAATTGAGAGCGACGCCCCTGCCCGTCTAAAAAAACCGCTGCCACGTGAGCGACAGCGGTTCGATTCTAGAGCTTCTGACCACAACCGGGACAGAATACATATTTATCATCGGTGATGTGCAGCTTACAGGTGGGGCACTTCTTGGGCACAGGCCCGAGTTCCACCAGCATTTCGCCACCAAGCACCGGGACCATCTTCTTGTCGTCTTTGAAGTTCGCGGATTTCAAAACTCGCATGACCATGCCATCCACAGGAGCCAGCACAGCTTTTTCCTGCTTCATGATGGAGATGTTGAACAGCTCCTCACCGGCTTTTACCACATCGCCAGGCTCTACATACATGATCCACAGATCACCGTTGGAAGGCGCGCCCACGTGATACCGGTTGGCAGGATCGGCCATTTCAACGGAGGTCATCATGGCACTCGTGGATTCAGCCACCTTGATCTGACAGGTCAGAATTTCGGAATCCAGCACATAACGCACAATGCTCATGCCCGCGTCATCCGGATCAGACATATGCAGGATGGTCATGGAATGCGGCTTACGCAGGCTATCCAGGAAGTTCAGTTCGCGGCCCGTCTCCAAGCCTTCGAACCAGACATCCAGCGGCACGTTGTTCGGATCGCCGAACTGCTGCACGAACTCCACGGTCTTCAGGGCGTCACCGGGGTGGTTCAGGTACATCACGAACTCTTCGTCCGTAGGTTCACGCTTGATGTGCGAAACCAGTGCCTCACGCTCCACGTCCATATCGATATCGACCAGAGACTCCAAAGGAGAAACCTGAGTCCGCTTGGCAAGGGCATGCTTGTAATCAGAACCAAAGGCGCTCTCATAGACCCAGTCATCCGGGAAGCCCAGGGGCAGTCGGCCATATTCACCAAGCAGCAGATTGCGGAAGGCATCGTTGGCATCACGGTAAACTTCCAGCCGTGCCCGTTTCATGTTCTCGGACAGCTCGTTTTCCGGAGTCTTGACCACGTAATCCAACACTTCCAACAGATCCACCACAGCTCTCTCGCCACCGCGCTTAAACGCGCCGGTCACGGCCAGGAAGGCAGTGTTCCAAGTGATTTGCGAGCCGGGAGTCACGTCGTGATAACGCACAATCTTGCGCGTTCCGGCCAGGAACTTCAGCATATAAGGCAACAGGTGGATATGTCCCTGCTTGAGAGCCCCTTCCTGCGAGGAAGAGGTCGCTCCACCTGGCATGCCGTGTTCCACGACATCGTAATCGATGCCCTGGAAGTACGGGGCTGTATAGCGGTCATAGAAGGGCATGATCTGTTTGAGCACAAAGTTGCAGGTACGGATCATATCCTTATTCAGATTGGTCTTGAGCCCCATCTCCTGCTCAATGTAGGCAGCAGTGGAAAGCACTTCGCCCTGTCCGTACCAACGCACGCTAGCACCAATGGCGGTATCCACGATGTGCGCACCGGCCTTGGCGGCTTCACCACAGGCAGGTACGAACAAGCCGTCGGTGTAGTGGCGATGATAGTGCAGGATCAAGGCGGGGTACTTCTTGCGCAGGGCAGTGATCAACTCGCGCATGAAGTGCGGTGGACACACGCCAGCCATGTCCTTCAGCCCCAGAATGATCATCTTCTGAGCTTTGGCGGTGCTGACACCGGCCACATCACGCACAAGTCGCAGAATCTCCTCGGTCACACCGAGGTAATGCTTGACCGTGAAGCCCTGAGCCCAAGACATGGAAATGGCAGGCTCGAAGATATTACGAGTGGAGTTCAGCGCCACTTCGGCAAAAGGCCGCATATTTTCAATATGATTCAAGAAGTCGAAGCAGCGGATGACATCGTAATGTTCATTGATCATCTCGCCAGTCTTCTGCATCAGGTTCTTGGGCTGGGGCTTGTAGCCCAGCACATTGGTGGACCTGATCAGAATCTGCTTCAGCGTCTTGGGTGCAAACTCGTTCCAGTTGGCAGCCTCGGTGAACGGATAGGTCATGTTCGCCAGCATGGCCACGTGGAAATGCGCCCCGCCGCCGTTCTCCAGGGAAAAGAATCCGCAGTTGTCCAGATACTGGGCAATGAGCTTGTCTTCGGCCCAACGGAAGCGGTTGCCACTATTGGACTGAGTAATATCGCGAGTCGTCGTGTCCATAAAATGGACGTGATCAGAGTCGCGGATATAGTCCAGCGTGGCCTGACGGTCATACCGAGGATAAGGATATTCGTAGGCGTTGGGATAGATACGCGGCAAGACAGGTTCGAAGTTATTCAAACGCTTGTCGTGGCGGCCACGGTATTCGTCCAAAGCAACGTATTCGTTGAAGCCCTTGGCCGAGATATCTGCGATAAGCCGGGACAGGCGATGGGCCTCGGGCTCCTCGTCGATGTAGATCATCAACTCGGGATGATTGGCCACAAAGTTGGTATCGAAGTCGCCATCGCGGAATTTGCGATGACGCACGATCTGGC is part of the Desulfovibrio ferrophilus genome and harbors:
- a CDS encoding pyruvate carboxylase, yielding MSQKRTRPRLFKEVLADIKGKKILVANRGIPARRIARTIREMCGAIPIMTATDVDKTSPATTGVQELMLLGENPRAYLDIDRIIRKAKARGIVAIHPGWGFSAEDESFPEKCRNAGIKFLGPQAGPMRILGNKVEVRNLAKKLGVPVVPGSDGAVSIPEARQIAEEIGYPVMLKAEGGGGGRGIYEVFKPEQLEDAFAKASAMAAASFGNPRLYVERLLRSVRHIEIQVIADKYGNAFAFDERDCTIQRNHQKLVEITPSPWPGMTKELREQLKDYATQLVTEVGYYSLATVEFLVESDGTPYLIEVNTRLQVEHGITEIRYGVDLVEEQIAVAFGAKLRFNKRDTRPQNHAIQIRVNCEDPQKNFEPNNGRITRYVSPGGPGIRLDSCITAGYEFPSQYDSAAALLVGFGRSWKKALRVLERALKEYHVGGVKTTIPFHRQIVRHRKFRDGDFDTNFVANHPELMIYIDEEPEAHRLSRLIADISAKGFNEYVALDEYRGRHDKRLNNFEPVLPRIYPNAYEYPYPRYDRQATLDYIRDSDHVHFMDTTTRDITQSNSGNRFRWAEDKLIAQYLDNCGFFSLENGGGAHFHVAMLANMTYPFTEAANWNEFAPKTLKQILIRSTNVLGYKPQPKNLMQKTGEMINEHYDVIRCFDFLNHIENMRPFAEVALNSTRNIFEPAISMSWAQGFTVKHYLGVTEEILRLVRDVAGVSTAKAQKMIILGLKDMAGVCPPHFMRELITALRKKYPALILHYHRHYTDGLFVPACGEAAKAGAHIVDTAIGASVRWYGQGEVLSTAAYIEQEMGLKTNLNKDMIRTCNFVLKQIMPFYDRYTAPYFQGIDYDVVEHGMPGGATSSSQEGALKQGHIHLLPYMLKFLAGTRKIVRYHDVTPGSQITWNTAFLAVTGAFKRGGERAVVDLLEVLDYVVKTPENELSENMKRARLEVYRDANDAFRNLLLGEYGRLPLGFPDDWVYESAFGSDYKHALAKRTQVSPLESLVDIDMDVEREALVSHIKREPTDEEFVMYLNHPGDALKTVEFVQQFGDPNNVPLDVWFEGLETGRELNFLDSLRKPHSMTILHMSDPDDAGMSIVRYVLDSEILTCQIKVAESTSAMMTSVEMADPANRYHVGAPSNGDLWIMYVEPGDVVKAGEELFNISIMKQEKAVLAPVDGMVMRVLKSANFKDDKKMVPVLGGEMLVELGPVPKKCPTCKLHITDDKYVFCPGCGQKL